The Hymenobacter oligotrophus genome has a window encoding:
- a CDS encoding RagB/SusD family nutrient uptake outer membrane protein, protein MNNVLFRFAPLSLRAMALAAFLSLGMSSCDVTDLEPKDAITESAAFQTPERIALAVTGVYNAAQSGFYDPLNGGALQTRGYPFGSAATEFGDMRGEDVVDMAGFFGIVYSNTQTSSSPNVVGMWSNLYALINQCNVVIEGVRAAQQRGTIDQATAAAYEGECRYLRALAYHELLLNFARPFSDNNGNNPGVPYRDFAVNTAATLERAKTVGRNSVAEVYTGMLADLDFAEQSLPATRTGNLRVSRATKGAAIALKQRLRQHQQNWTAAKAEGDKLVAVSTSAPGGFSSPLGGYQLQATPQAAFPGGTSVTAENIFSIENSSDDNPGVNGALPNFYGSPAAAPVGIQARGLIAISPILYNASFWPCNDLRRTQLLQGNAATPARYHSFKYKDAATNTDFAPISRYAEVLLNQAEAEARLGNSLRAVALLNAVRGRAVQATDLYPVTLTGDALVQAILNERRIEFVAEGFRWDDIHRLSPTPFSPRPAGGIPAKVGNSQSIAANYNCGTPPAITGSVNAIPYSDYRFLWPIPAIEVANNPVLAAQQNPGY, encoded by the coding sequence ATGAATAACGTACTGTTTCGCTTCGCGCCGTTAAGCCTGCGGGCCATGGCCTTGGCAGCTTTCTTGTCGCTGGGCATGAGCTCTTGCGACGTTACCGACCTAGAGCCGAAGGACGCCATTACCGAATCGGCCGCTTTCCAAACTCCGGAGCGCATTGCCCTGGCCGTAACCGGCGTGTACAACGCTGCGCAATCGGGCTTTTATGACCCGCTGAACGGCGGCGCTCTGCAAACCCGCGGTTATCCGTTTGGCTCGGCTGCTACCGAGTTCGGTGATATGCGCGGCGAAGACGTGGTAGACATGGCCGGCTTCTTCGGCATCGTGTACTCCAACACGCAAACCTCCTCGAGCCCCAACGTAGTGGGCATGTGGTCGAACCTGTATGCGCTCATCAACCAGTGCAACGTGGTAATCGAAGGCGTACGAGCAGCGCAGCAGCGCGGCACCATCGATCAGGCTACGGCCGCCGCCTACGAGGGCGAGTGCCGCTACCTGCGTGCGTTGGCTTACCACGAGTTGCTGCTGAACTTCGCGCGTCCGTTCTCCGACAACAACGGCAACAACCCCGGCGTACCGTACCGCGACTTCGCCGTGAACACGGCTGCCACACTGGAACGCGCCAAAACCGTTGGTCGCAACTCGGTAGCTGAAGTATACACGGGTATGCTAGCCGACCTCGACTTTGCTGAGCAAAGCCTGCCCGCTACTCGCACTGGCAACTTGCGCGTTTCGCGCGCTACTAAAGGCGCCGCTATTGCGCTGAAGCAGCGTTTGCGCCAGCACCAGCAAAACTGGACGGCAGCTAAAGCTGAAGGCGACAAACTGGTTGCGGTAAGCACTTCTGCTCCTGGCGGTTTCAGCAGCCCCCTAGGTGGCTACCAGCTACAAGCCACGCCGCAGGCAGCTTTCCCGGGTGGTACCAGCGTTACGGCCGAGAACATCTTCTCGATCGAGAACAGCTCCGATGACAACCCGGGGGTAAACGGCGCTCTGCCGAACTTCTACGGTTCGCCGGCAGCCGCGCCCGTTGGCATTCAAGCCCGCGGCCTGATTGCCATCAGCCCGATCCTGTACAACGCTAGCTTCTGGCCCTGCAACGACTTGCGCCGCACGCAGCTGCTGCAAGGCAACGCCGCCACCCCGGCTCGTTACCACAGCTTTAAGTATAAGGACGCCGCTACCAACACCGACTTCGCGCCCATCAGCCGTTACGCCGAAGTGCTGCTGAACCAAGCCGAAGCGGAGGCCCGCCTAGGCAACAGCTTGCGCGCCGTAGCTCTGTTGAACGCCGTGCGCGGCCGCGCCGTGCAGGCAACCGACTTGTACCCCGTTACGCTGACCGGCGATGCACTGGTACAAGCTATTCTGAACGAGCGCCGCATTGAGTTTGTGGCCGAGGGTTTCCGCTGGGACGACATTCACCGTTTGTCGCCTACGCCGTTTAGCCCGCGCCCTGCGGGCGGCATTCCGGCCAAGGTTGGCAACTCGCAGTCGATTGCAGCCAACTACAACTGCGGTACGCCGCCTGCCATCACTGGCTCGGTTAACGCAATTCCCTACAGCGACTACCGCTTCCTGTGGCCGATTCCGGCCATCGAAGTGGCTAACAACCCTGTACTGGCTGCTCAGCAGAACCCCGGTTACTAA
- a CDS encoding SusC/RagA family TonB-linked outer membrane protein, with translation MNKLLLGLVPLVALAHQTVAQDRSVSGRVTDRATGEGIPGATVLLKGTTTGVSTNSDGTFTLSAPASGGTLVISSVGFVSIERALGAENQVNIGLAADNKQLSEVVVTGYGTQERRDVTGSIASVKGEDIANLPTPSFDQQLAGRAAGVQATVPSGLLGSTPRIRIRGTNTITSQAQPLVVVDGVPIITGNQSGVVQNNPLADINPSDIESYEVLKDGSATAIYGSRGANGVILITTKRGRLGKAKVSYDNWFGWAQTVKRYEVLNADQFIEINNERLSNAGQPAQAFPFEQNGQRVSTDWQDEIFRTGFQQNHALSVSGATEKTNYFFSAGYTDQNAVIKANSLQRITFRTNLDQEVLKWLRVGMNLGLTRTNTDGLNTSVNGLSGNVTNALSLFPNVPARNPDGTPYISTSNPAVIGQGNNTLGIAFNYPNIIFPLENNVYRATNYRVLGNTYLEAEPLKGLRLRSQLGTDVFLNDDFQYNDPRHGDGRGPNGIIYQQSSPTTRWNWQNTINFDKLIADQHKVGVVVGSELQKTKAQFFWSQATGLSDRFFGPNSLISNTFATPTVGGGYVERGFSSLFGRLNYAFKDRYLFSASLRYDGISDLPEANRYGLFPGGSVGWRISEEPFFKNLNLGFISDFKARASYAVVGNVDFGAFAYASLFGPGKYGAQNGIGYNRDAQFGNDELKWEQSKKKDIGVDLGFLDNRITVGADYYINDNSDLILSVPVAASLGIPNNSYRANVGNLESKGFEFTFNSQNIQNEAFTWTTNLNFATNKAVVKSLGGNGDILATYNITRVGEVIGAIYGYDFQGVNPANGYPIYRKGDGSLVQANVDNNSYYAYDPANPGAALGSTVTPLQANADRKVLGNPNPTWFGGITNSFTFKGFDASVFIRFSGGNKIMNVTRQQLLRQEFLNNGTEILDRWTTPGQQTDVPKQRYNNSDFINFNNSAVSRFVEDGDFVRIQNISLGYTLPQNLLGFTGLSRIRVYGQVQNAFTFTKYKGVDPEVNSSGNSNLQQNTQFGIDYNSNPQQRVFTTGLNVSF, from the coding sequence ATGAACAAACTTTTACTGGGACTAGTACCCCTGGTGGCTTTGGCCCACCAGACGGTAGCCCAAGACAGGTCCGTTTCAGGCCGCGTAACTGACCGGGCCACCGGTGAAGGTATTCCCGGAGCCACGGTGCTGCTGAAAGGCACCACCACGGGTGTATCGACGAACTCCGACGGTACGTTTACCCTGAGTGCTCCGGCGTCGGGCGGTACGCTGGTAATCAGCTCCGTGGGTTTCGTGTCGATTGAGCGCGCCCTAGGTGCCGAAAACCAAGTAAACATTGGTTTGGCAGCCGACAACAAGCAGCTGAGCGAAGTGGTGGTAACGGGCTACGGCACGCAGGAGCGCCGCGACGTAACCGGCTCGATTGCTTCGGTGAAAGGCGAAGACATTGCCAACCTTCCCACCCCAAGCTTCGACCAGCAACTGGCAGGCCGGGCCGCTGGCGTGCAGGCCACCGTACCGTCGGGCTTGTTAGGCTCTACGCCGCGTATCCGTATTCGCGGTACCAACACCATCACTTCGCAAGCGCAGCCCCTGGTGGTAGTCGACGGTGTACCGATTATTACGGGCAACCAATCTGGCGTAGTGCAGAACAACCCGCTGGCCGACATCAACCCCTCCGACATCGAGTCGTACGAGGTGCTGAAAGACGGTTCGGCAACGGCTATCTACGGTTCGCGCGGTGCCAACGGCGTTATCCTTATTACCACGAAGCGCGGCCGCCTGGGCAAAGCCAAGGTTAGCTACGACAACTGGTTTGGTTGGGCGCAAACCGTGAAGCGCTACGAGGTACTGAATGCCGATCAGTTCATCGAAATTAACAACGAGCGCCTGAGCAACGCCGGCCAGCCCGCACAAGCTTTCCCCTTCGAGCAGAACGGGCAGCGCGTAAGCACTGACTGGCAGGACGAAATCTTCCGCACGGGCTTCCAGCAAAACCACGCCCTATCGGTAAGCGGCGCCACCGAGAAAACCAACTACTTCTTCTCGGCCGGCTACACCGATCAGAACGCCGTTATCAAAGCCAACTCGCTGCAACGCATCACCTTCCGCACCAACCTCGACCAAGAGGTGCTGAAATGGCTGCGCGTGGGCATGAACCTAGGCCTGACGCGTACCAACACCGACGGCCTGAACACGAGCGTAAACGGCCTCTCGGGCAACGTTACCAACGCCCTGTCGCTGTTCCCGAACGTCCCGGCCCGCAACCCCGACGGCACACCCTACATCAGCACCTCCAACCCGGCGGTGATTGGGCAGGGCAACAACACCCTCGGCATTGCCTTCAACTACCCCAACATTATTTTCCCGTTGGAGAATAACGTATACCGGGCTACCAACTACCGCGTTCTGGGCAACACCTACCTGGAAGCCGAGCCGCTGAAAGGCTTGCGCCTGCGCAGCCAGTTGGGCACCGACGTGTTCCTGAACGACGACTTCCAGTACAACGACCCGCGTCACGGCGACGGTCGTGGCCCGAACGGCATCATCTACCAGCAGTCCTCGCCTACCACGCGCTGGAACTGGCAGAACACCATCAACTTCGACAAACTGATTGCCGACCAGCACAAGGTGGGTGTGGTAGTAGGCTCGGAGTTGCAGAAAACCAAAGCGCAGTTCTTCTGGTCGCAGGCCACTGGCCTTTCGGACCGCTTCTTCGGCCCGAACAGCCTTATTTCGAACACGTTTGCCACCCCGACCGTGGGCGGTGGCTACGTAGAGCGCGGCTTTAGCTCGTTGTTCGGCCGCTTGAACTATGCCTTCAAGGATCGTTACCTGTTCAGCGCCTCGTTGCGCTACGACGGTATTTCGGACCTACCCGAGGCCAACCGCTACGGCTTGTTCCCGGGCGGCTCGGTGGGCTGGCGTATTTCGGAAGAGCCTTTCTTCAAGAACCTGAACCTCGGCTTCATCTCCGATTTCAAAGCCCGCGCCAGCTACGCTGTGGTGGGTAACGTTGATTTCGGTGCGTTTGCCTACGCCAGCTTGTTTGGCCCGGGCAAGTACGGTGCCCAGAACGGTATTGGCTACAACCGCGACGCGCAGTTCGGCAACGACGAGCTGAAGTGGGAGCAGTCGAAGAAGAAAGACATCGGTGTGGACCTAGGGTTCCTGGATAACCGCATCACCGTTGGTGCCGATTACTACATCAACGACAACAGCGACCTTATCCTGAGCGTGCCGGTAGCTGCTTCGTTGGGCATCCCGAACAACTCGTACCGCGCCAACGTGGGCAACCTCGAAAGCAAAGGCTTCGAGTTCACGTTCAACTCGCAGAACATCCAGAACGAAGCCTTCACCTGGACGACGAACCTAAACTTTGCCACCAACAAGGCGGTGGTTAAGTCGCTCGGTGGCAACGGCGACATCCTGGCTACCTACAACATCACGCGGGTAGGCGAAGTAATCGGCGCCATTTACGGCTACGACTTCCAGGGTGTAAACCCGGCCAACGGCTACCCGATCTACCGCAAAGGTGACGGTTCGCTGGTGCAAGCCAACGTCGACAACAACTCGTACTACGCCTACGACCCCGCCAACCCTGGCGCAGCCCTAGGTTCGACGGTTACGCCGCTGCAGGCCAACGCCGACCGCAAGGTGCTGGGCAACCCCAACCCCACCTGGTTTGGCGGTATCACCAACTCGTTTACGTTTAAAGGGTTCGATGCCTCGGTGTTCATCCGTTTCTCGGGTGGCAACAAAATCATGAACGTAACGCGCCAGCAGTTGCTGCGCCAGGAGTTCCTGAATAACGGCACCGAAATTCTGGACCGCTGGACGACTCCCGGCCAGCAAACCGACGTGCCGAAGCAGCGCTACAACAACTCCGACTTCATCAACTTCAACAACTCGGCGGTATCGCGCTTTGTTGAGGACGGGGATTTTGTGCGCATCCAGAACATCTCGCTGGGCTACACCCTGCCGCAAAACCTGTTGGGCTTCACGGGCCTGAGCCGCATTCGCGTGTACGGCCAAGTACAGAACGCCTTCACGTTCACGAAGTACAAAGGCGTTGACCCCGAAGTAAACTCGTCGGGCAACAGCAACCTGCAGCAGAACACGCAGTTCGGTATTGACTACAACAGCAACCCGCAGCAGCGCGTGTTCACCACGGGCCTCAACGTAAGCTTCTAA
- a CDS encoding SusC/RagA family TonB-linked outer membrane protein: MVALVEPALAQNREISGRVTDAATGQGLPGVTVLVKGTTTGASTNADGAFSVSAPASATTLTFSFVGYKSVERPIGTSSAIDVALEAQTRQIDEVVVTGLATSVKRSNLANAITTISAKELVGSTRPVTVDAALSGKVVGANIAQTSGAPGGGLSVQLRGISTINGSSQPLYIIDGVYAVSQEVGNGAGSAAFSSASAGVGRTTQDNGINRLADLNPNDIESIEILKGPSAAAIYGTRANAGVVIIKTKRGAAGQTRVSFTQDLGFARAWRLLGQEDWTPEKIDLFYTGARATEEKRLLAEAQQNGRIVNYEKEVFGNTAFLRNTGLSVSGGNERTKFFVSGFTTNEEGIVKRTGFQRHSIRANIDQKIGNRIDLGVSSNYINSLNKRGFTGNDNRGISLGYTLAGVPTYAQLFPNAVGEFPDSPYTGDNPLAVVERAINEEETNRFVQTATGTLRIIDNTRTSLRLAVQGGVDYANSTAQLAIPPDMQSQRGVALPGAARVAKNEFFNSNIQGFLIYDWRLGENLNLTSQVGTVRLSQRTNLTFNQGQNLSPGPPYTPNRGTVTTQETLITEEADLGFVAQQEANFRDMVIATAGIRFDKSNRNGDPDKYYAFPKASLAVNVAKFGFWAFEPVTMVKLRAAYGETGGPAFFNALYSPLTAISTGGRPGLLPSTLLGNPDIRPETASEFETGIDLGFLDNRVTLEASYYNKEVFDLVNTYVLAPSVGVTSLRAYNVGDLRNRGLELSLTANPVRKDKFSWTSTTQFWLNRTEVTRLAEDPLVVPPFNTGLGFGNTFGRNLFIVGESPSRWYGTPVNFATNNNFSGLTRYEEAQPTFQMSFLNSISLLRSFELSFLLHWKKDGYNSNLSRLLQDENGTTEDWSEPSGQVAADGTPLTKGQFRQTQPAREYIQNAGYVRLREASLYYTVPAGVRTSLFNDFVKNIRVGVSGYNLITWTDYVGYDPEVSNFGATGNFAQVDVASYPNTRRVFFHLNLDF, encoded by the coding sequence ATGGTTGCCCTTGTGGAACCGGCGCTGGCACAAAACCGGGAGATTAGCGGCAGGGTTACCGATGCGGCCACCGGGCAAGGATTGCCCGGCGTTACGGTTCTGGTAAAAGGAACCACAACGGGGGCCTCAACGAATGCTGACGGCGCTTTTTCCGTTAGTGCCCCGGCATCGGCCACAACCCTTACGTTTAGCTTCGTGGGGTACAAGTCGGTGGAGCGTCCTATTGGCACTTCCAGCGCTATTGATGTGGCACTGGAAGCCCAAACTCGTCAGATCGACGAGGTAGTGGTAACGGGCTTGGCCACCAGCGTAAAACGCTCGAACCTGGCCAACGCCATTACTACCATCAGCGCCAAGGAGCTGGTAGGCAGCACGCGGCCGGTTACGGTTGATGCGGCCCTGAGCGGCAAGGTAGTGGGCGCCAACATTGCCCAAACCAGTGGTGCCCCCGGCGGGGGCCTGTCGGTGCAGCTGCGCGGCATATCTACCATCAACGGTTCGTCGCAACCCCTGTATATTATTGACGGGGTGTACGCGGTAAGCCAGGAGGTAGGCAACGGGGCTGGTTCGGCGGCGTTTTCGTCGGCTTCGGCCGGGGTAGGGCGCACCACCCAGGACAACGGCATCAACCGCTTGGCCGACCTGAATCCGAACGACATCGAGTCGATCGAGATTCTGAAGGGCCCGAGCGCGGCGGCCATTTACGGTACGCGCGCCAACGCGGGCGTGGTCATCATCAAAACCAAGCGCGGGGCGGCGGGCCAAACCCGCGTAAGCTTCACGCAGGACCTAGGGTTTGCCCGGGCTTGGCGTTTGCTGGGCCAAGAAGACTGGACGCCTGAAAAAATCGACCTGTTTTACACCGGCGCCCGCGCCACCGAAGAAAAGCGCCTGCTAGCCGAAGCGCAACAGAACGGCCGCATCGTGAACTACGAGAAGGAGGTGTTCGGCAACACGGCCTTTCTGCGCAACACGGGCCTGAGCGTATCGGGCGGCAACGAGCGCACCAAGTTCTTTGTGTCGGGCTTTACCACCAACGAGGAAGGCATTGTAAAGCGTACCGGCTTTCAGCGTCACTCCATCCGGGCCAACATCGACCAAAAGATTGGCAACCGCATCGACCTAGGGGTTAGCTCCAACTACATCAACTCCTTAAACAAGCGCGGCTTCACCGGCAACGATAACCGTGGCATTAGCTTGGGCTACACGCTGGCCGGGGTGCCGACTTATGCGCAGTTGTTCCCGAACGCGGTCGGCGAATTCCCCGACTCGCCCTACACCGGCGACAACCCGCTGGCCGTAGTGGAGCGCGCCATTAACGAGGAAGAAACCAACCGTTTCGTGCAAACGGCCACGGGCACGCTGCGCATTATCGACAACACCCGTACCTCGCTGCGCTTGGCGGTGCAAGGCGGCGTCGACTACGCCAACAGCACGGCCCAACTGGCTATTCCGCCCGACATGCAGTCGCAGCGCGGCGTGGCGCTGCCGGGCGCGGCGCGCGTGGCCAAAAACGAGTTCTTTAACTCCAACATTCAGGGCTTCCTGATTTATGACTGGCGCCTAGGTGAAAACCTGAACCTGACCTCGCAGGTGGGTACGGTGCGCCTCTCGCAACGCACCAACCTTACCTTCAACCAAGGCCAGAACCTGTCGCCCGGTCCGCCCTACACGCCCAACCGCGGCACCGTAACCACCCAAGAAACGCTCATCACCGAAGAAGCCGACCTTGGGTTTGTGGCCCAACAAGAGGCTAACTTCCGCGACATGGTAATTGCCACGGCTGGCATCCGCTTCGATAAATCGAACCGCAACGGCGACCCCGACAAGTACTATGCCTTCCCGAAGGCCTCGTTGGCCGTGAACGTGGCCAAGTTCGGCTTCTGGGCGTTTGAGCCGGTAACGATGGTGAAGCTGCGCGCGGCCTACGGCGAAACCGGTGGGCCGGCGTTCTTCAATGCGCTGTACTCGCCGCTCACGGCCATTTCGACGGGCGGCCGTCCTGGCTTGCTGCCTTCCACGCTACTAGGCAACCCCGACATCCGGCCCGAAACTGCCTCGGAGTTTGAGACCGGTATCGACCTAGGGTTTCTCGACAACCGCGTAACGTTGGAGGCCTCTTATTATAATAAAGAGGTATTCGACCTAGTAAACACCTACGTGCTGGCGCCGAGCGTAGGCGTAACCTCGCTGCGCGCCTACAACGTGGGCGACTTGCGCAACCGCGGCCTGGAGCTGTCCCTAACCGCCAACCCTGTGCGGAAAGACAAATTCAGCTGGACTTCGACTACGCAGTTTTGGCTGAACCGCACGGAAGTAACCCGCCTCGCCGAAGACCCGCTGGTGGTACCGCCCTTCAACACGGGTTTAGGCTTTGGCAACACGTTCGGCCGCAACCTGTTCATCGTGGGCGAGTCGCCTTCGCGGTGGTACGGTACGCCCGTTAACTTTGCCACGAACAACAACTTCAGCGGCCTGACGCGCTACGAGGAGGCACAGCCTACGTTCCAGATGTCATTCCTGAACTCCATCAGCCTGCTGCGCAGCTTTGAGCTGTCGTTTTTGCTGCACTGGAAGAAGGACGGCTACAACAGCAACCTGAGCCGTCTGTTGCAAGACGAAAACGGCACCACCGAGGATTGGAGCGAACCGAGCGGGCAAGTAGCCGCCGATGGCACGCCCCTCACAAAGGGCCAGTTCCGGCAAACCCAACCGGCGCGCGAGTACATCCAAAACGCGGGCTATGTGCGCCTGCGCGAGGCCTCGTTGTACTACACCGTGCCGGCCGGCGTGCGCACCAGCTTGTTCAACGATTTCGTGAAAAACATCCGGGTGGGTGTTTCGGGCTACAACCTGATTACCTGGACCGACTACGTGGGTTACGACCCGGAGGTATCGAACTTTGGCGCCACCGGCAACTTTGCGCAGGTAGATGTGGCCTCATATCCCAATACCCGCCGCGTGTTTTTCCACCTCAACCTGGATTTTTAG
- a CDS encoding RagB/SusD family nutrient uptake outer membrane protein, translating to MLAIRHKLWAATALLLTLGSCGFFDTDPVPDPNNPSLDTVLNNASRAQLDALAVGVEASYRNQHTTNAPYNQVIGTFGREVVVLAGTESRWYGELQGTRGRLDDAAYYNAYYVPLAQMRRAAQVFRESANNSQAYNEQQKQGVAGFTYTYEALAQLLLLNMQGENGIRTDVSNVLRPGPFVTQAQALTNIRQLLDQGAAALDQAGTSFGFTLSSGFAGFNTPATFRRFNRGLAARVALYQRDYAGTLTAIGQSFYDPTASLSLGPKMTFNPATAGDQGNPYFQVPNTPGITVVAVPDNFVTEAETGDARLSKVGTRTTPRVTGGITGTYEPRLFASNVSSLDIMRNEELILIAAEAKANSNRLADALADVNVIRTVSGRLAALPAGSFINVTVATDEIIRQRRYSLFYEGHYFVDLRRLGRLPTAAQTQNVVVAPLGTPPYPFTPQTLAFSSGQYRLFDRIERPAAEKAWDAINP from the coding sequence ATGCTAGCCATACGACATAAACTTTGGGCCGCCACGGCCCTGCTGCTCACGCTGGGCTCGTGCGGGTTCTTCGACACCGACCCCGTGCCCGATCCCAACAACCCGAGCCTCGACACGGTACTGAACAACGCCTCGCGCGCCCAGCTCGATGCCTTGGCCGTGGGCGTGGAGGCCTCGTACCGCAACCAACACACCACCAACGCGCCCTACAACCAAGTAATTGGCACCTTCGGGCGCGAGGTGGTGGTGCTGGCCGGTACCGAGTCGCGCTGGTACGGCGAGCTGCAAGGCACGCGCGGCCGCCTCGACGACGCTGCCTACTACAACGCCTACTACGTGCCGCTGGCCCAGATGCGCCGCGCCGCGCAGGTGTTTCGCGAATCGGCCAACAACAGCCAGGCATACAACGAGCAACAGAAGCAGGGCGTAGCCGGCTTTACCTACACCTACGAGGCCTTGGCGCAGTTGCTGTTGCTGAATATGCAAGGCGAAAACGGCATTCGTACCGACGTCAGCAACGTGCTGCGCCCCGGGCCCTTCGTAACGCAAGCCCAAGCGCTGACCAACATCCGCCAGTTGCTCGACCAAGGTGCTGCTGCCCTCGACCAGGCAGGTACCAGCTTTGGCTTTACTCTGAGCTCGGGTTTCGCCGGCTTTAACACGCCAGCTACGTTCCGGCGCTTCAATCGTGGCTTGGCTGCGCGTGTGGCCCTCTACCAGCGCGACTACGCCGGTACTCTCACGGCCATCGGGCAATCCTTTTACGACCCCACGGCCAGCCTGTCCCTAGGTCCGAAAATGACCTTTAACCCGGCCACCGCTGGCGACCAAGGCAACCCGTACTTCCAAGTGCCCAACACACCCGGCATTACGGTGGTGGCCGTGCCCGATAACTTTGTGACGGAGGCCGAAACCGGCGACGCTCGCCTGTCCAAGGTCGGCACCCGCACTACGCCCCGCGTTACGGGCGGTATCACGGGTACTTACGAGCCGCGCTTGTTTGCGTCCAACGTATCGTCGCTCGACATCATGCGCAACGAAGAGCTGATCTTGATTGCGGCCGAAGCCAAAGCCAACTCCAACCGCTTGGCCGATGCCCTAGCCGACGTCAACGTCATCCGGACAGTTTCTGGCCGTTTGGCTGCGTTGCCGGCCGGCTCGTTCATTAACGTAACCGTGGCTACCGATGAGATTATTCGCCAGCGCCGCTACTCGCTGTTCTACGAGGGGCACTACTTTGTTGATTTGCGCCGCCTGGGCCGCCTGCCCACCGCTGCTCAAACGCAAAACGTGGTTGTAGCCCCGCTGGGCACGCCGCCCTATCCCTTTACGCCGCAAACGCTGGCGTTCAGCAGCGGACAATACCGCCTGTTCGACCGCATCGAGCGGCCGGCCGCCGAAAAAGCCTGGGACGCCATCAACCCCTAG